From Quercus lobata isolate SW786 chromosome 1, ValleyOak3.0 Primary Assembly, whole genome shotgun sequence, one genomic window encodes:
- the LOC115953468 gene encoding uncharacterized protein LOC115953468, with protein sequence MGLPEDSRLRESLTKKPPEGMRQLMIRIEEYKRLEDDQLQSKGKAPMMNRPRQSGFPFRSQRGLTIQEPAAQMGEVNVTFKEPVHRILDRIKHEPYFRWPNKMGGDPSKRNQNLYCTYHQDKGYTTEQCRVLKDHLGQLVKARYLKEFVLDSRDRVAGQDTRQRGNPLPPPVGVIEVIHATPEGLIAGRRKGVFIVVPIEGHSDVQPPDKKMKFAREPIAFDDDNLEGAIQPHDDALVVKSRISGFLVKRVMVDQGSGANVMYPNLFKGLRLRKEDLMKHTSPLVGFDGKVVIPEGQISLPVIMGGNEVVVTFTIVASFSPYMAILGRLWIHSMGAVPSTLHVKIKFPTEQGIVVIYQQVARQCLIAVVN encoded by the coding sequence ATGGGGTTGCCCGAGGACTCCAGGCTACGGGAGTCGTTGACTAAGAAGCCTCCTGAAGGCATGAGGCAGCTAATGATACGCATTGAGGAATATAAACGATTAGAGGATGACCAGCTGCAAAGTAAAGGCAAAGCACCGATGATGAATCGTCCCCGGCAAAGTGGTTTTCCGTTCAGATCCCAGAGGGGCTTGACGATTCAAGAACCGGCAGCACAAATGGGAGAAGTGAATGTGACATTTAAGGAACCGGTACACAGGATTCTTGACCGGATCAAACACGAGCCGTATTTTcgatggccgaacaagatgggaGGGGACCCATCCAAGAGGAATCAAAATTTATACTGTACCTATCACCAGGACAAAGGTTACACTACCGAACAGTGCCGGGTGTTGAAGGATCACCTCGGGCAATTAGTTAAGGCCAGGTATCTAAAGGAATTCGTGTTGGACTCGAGGGATAGAGTCGCGGGGCAAGATACTCGACAAAGAGGAAACCCTCTCCCACCCCCTGTAGGGGTGATTGAAGTTATCCATGCTACCCCGGAGGGGCTTATTGCAGGAAGAAGGAAAGGAGTGTTTATTGTAGTACCAATAGAGGGTCACTCGGATGTACAGCCGCCGGATAAGAAAATGAAGTTTGCACGGGAGCCTATCGCATTCGATGATGACAATTTGGAGGGAGCAATCCAACCACATGATGATGCATTAGTAGTCAAGTCCCGAATAAGTGGCTTCTTAGTAAAAAGGGTAATGGTAGACCAAGGAAGCGGAGCTAACGTAATGTACCCAAATCTGTTCAAGGGACTCAGACTGAGGAAAGAGGACCTTATGAAGCACACTTCACCCTTGGTTGGGTTTGATGGTAAGGTAGTGATTCCTGAAGGGCAAATTTCACTTCCCGTAATTATGGGGGGGAATGAGGTGGTAGTAACATTTACAATAGTAGCTTCATTTTCCCCATATATGGCGATTCTGGGAAGACTGTGGATCCATTCAATGGGGGCTGTCCCGTCTACCCTGCATGTAAAGATCAAGTTCCCAACCGAGCAGGGTATTGTCGTGATATACCAGCAAGTGGCAAGACAGTGTCTTATTGCCGTAGTTAATTAG